The region ACAAACACAttcttattttctaattaaaaatgcCCAAAAATCACCAAAAACTAACACTCAAATTCACAATAATTGAAGAGCAAGAACAATTAATCACCTTAATTGCGAAGCTAGGGCACGACTGAGACAATCACAGAcagctgcttcttcttcttcttagcaAACCATTGAGAAGCCAGGGCAAGGTGCTTTGAGATTCGAGGTAACTCCATTTTCTTGCATAAGCTTCTGTTCCTAAAGAGGAAGAAGGGGCAAGTGGAGATGAAATAGCCGTTGCTCAACGATTATTTGTACCTTCttcatgttttagcttttttgatagaatatgtaaaaataacatttaagtGGGAGAAAAACTTATTTagaattaataatgtttttagttatatattaaattatgaaatctcaTATaagttgtttattattttagattttaacaaatttataaatgagtttattttgatgtttatttatttattcaaatttgCTTGGAAGTTTAGTTTAGTAGCATAATTGAGCTGGCTGACGAGTTGTAATGAGCTCAAACTCGGCTTAATTATAtaaagagattttttaaaatagatttgcATAAACTTATTGTATAAATAATTCGAACCTAACAGCTCTAATCAAAATCAACTCTCCTTAGcaagaaagaataaaataatatttttttttaaaaaccacagagagagagagagaggaagtcCTCGGTGTCGTTGTTGTTGTGTTGTTCAGTGAAAAGCTTGGATTGGATTTGCCAAGAAAAGCATCCAAAGACGCCAAGGAAAGAGAGGAGATACACAGGACCTTCTCtcgttaataaaaataataattgaaggaTGAAGAAATTGACGTGGAGAGATCATCTTACGCTGTTGAGCTCATTACCTTCTTGTTGTTGAAATGGATACATTTTTATTCACCAAATTACAGTTGAGCGGCTGCTTTCACTTGGGAATCAAGTCTACCAGCTCACCATCGTCgtcgtcttcttcctctttttcgCGCTTCTCTCTCGACGATGACCTTCTCTCTTAAACCCTCTCTTGAATCTCCCTTGTTGATCCCTCTCCAGTCTCCACCTTCACCCCTATTCCTTCTCTATCTCCCATGGACCCCACATCTCGTCCTGCCGTCGTCATCGACTACGGTACCGGGTATTTTCTCTTGTTTCCTCTTTCTGTATGCGCTCaaggtgtttgataaaatgcctcgatttgttttttactttttttttccttaactgtgtgttgtgttgttgttttgCAGGTATACTAAGATGGGTTTTGCGGGAAATGTAGAACCGTGTTTTATTTTACCAACAGCAGTAGCAGTAAACGAGTCGTTTCTAAATCAATCTCGAACTTCTTCTTCGAAAGCGAATTGGCAAGCGCAGCACAGTGCAGGGGTTATGGCCGATCTAGATTTCTTTATAGGAGAGGAGGCGCTTGCCAAATCGAGATCTAGTAATACTTATAGTCTTAGCTATCCAATCAAACAGGGTCAAGTTGATAACTGGGACGCCATGGAAAGGTACTGGCAGCAgtgtatatttaattatttgcgTTGCGATCCAGAGGATCATTACTTTTTATTGACTGAAAGCCCGCTTACTGCACCGGAGAGTCGTGAGTATACCGGTGAGATTATGTTCGAGACCTTTAATGTTCCTGGGCTTTATATTGCCGTCAATTCTGTGCTTGCTCTTGCAGCTGGTTACACGACATCCAAGGTTGGTTTCTGagattttttgttcatttataaCCATGCAAATTTCATTGGAGGCTGGAGTTAGAATGAAAATATTGGTCTTTGagttatcatcattatttttttttgaatataggGTTCTGCGTTTTGATTCGGGATTTCATAGTAGGGTTTGAAATGACAAATGGGTGAAACATGTTATAGGTTGCTTGTGAGTTCATTGTAATGTGATGTTAGTTGGTTTAGTGGAATGTTCAAGCTATCTAATTGAACGCGAGTAATttttcttgtgtgttttttCTCTGTCATCAAACTTTAGGGGTGACTGGTTTGAAAAATGTACTAATCTATCATGCATGTGCGCTTGTGTTTGTTTCATGAACTAATCGTCAAACAAAAGTATGTAGGTCAAAAAAAGTCGATGGCATATATTCCTCTTTTGATATTAATGATTTCTGGCAGctaaatttgaaaacatattcTAGCTTGTGTTCTAATTTATGTTGCTCTAGTTTAACCACCTTGAATCGGCAGCACAGTATGTTCTGTTAGAGAGatgattgtttgtgttttttttaaagaatgtaGTAGTACTATGTATCTTTTGCCCCCCTTTAGTTTTGAACTGAAATTGaagttttcattttcatattgTTCTTAAGTTGTGTGATAATGATCTTTTCCTTTGAGATTGACCTATGGTTCTTGTTAGTGTGAGATGACAGGGGTTGTTGTGGATGTTGGAGATGGTGCTGCTCATGTTGTGCCTGTTGCAGATGGTTATGTTATTGGGAGCAGCATCAAGTCAATCCCTATTGCTGGCAAAGATGTTACTCTATTTATCCAGCAGCTCATGCGGGTGAGTTGGTTTGACTTCTAGCAGTGGagtccctatatatatatacttacttCATTGATAGCatcttttttgttgtgtttggtttgtttttagCTGCTAAAAAGGAAAGGCAAGGAGATTACTTTAGATTATGAAAAGGAATGGGTAGGGAAGAGAgcagttatttatttatttttagggaatgataaaaaaatggaGATAGGAACGTATCTGGATTTTAACTGAGAGCTTGTACCTTTTTGCTATATTGCTCTTGACATGCCTCAACATTTTGTTCCCCTCAAAATCTCATCTTTTTTAGAAGAAAGATTCTTATGGATCATGGAAcagatttttcaaaactttctcAGTTTTGAACAAAACAAACGGAAATAAGAAATTGTATTCCTGAACTTGTAACATTCTCTTTACTATATGGGTGAAACATTTAACAGGGAGTCACAGACTGGAATTCTGCAGTTCTAATGATGTGACACCTAATGCTTGTCCTGCACTGGTATCCCAGGCAAGATTGCGGCCCATGCTTAAGACCATTTTCCTGAGATTTCATTGTTGGATTCAAACACTTCATTTGCGCTCCCCTTATTCAACCTCTAACTTGAATTTGTCACCATCTGTTGTGGATCCACCATCAATCTATTTTGATTTAGCTTTCAACTTGTTGCTGTGCATTCTATTAATTCTGCTTGTCTACTCAGTCCTTGCTGTTTGCAAAAAATCTATCAACTCAGCACGGAGTTGTTCCTTAGAGGTAACCAatgattttcctttttaaaactCTCAGAATCTTTTGGTTATTTATGCTTCTTTGTACCATTTTGCAAGGTGGAGTTTTTTAAATCTCGCTAACTTTGTGTTAAATAGAAAAACCATTTAGGTTTCACTGTTGGCGAGAGAGACAGGCAATGTATATTTGAGTGCCTCTCTTGTTTACTAATCCTTGTAGATGCTCATTCACTAAGTTGTCAATTACTTCTGGAAGCAATATTCATATATTTCTACTTGCCATTCTGAACTACAGATTCAGCGGATGTATAGAAATGGTATTGAtagatttttcctttttgtattGTGTTGTGCAGGAAAGAGGAGAGAATGTACCCCCAGAAGATTCATTCGAAGTAGCTCGGAAAGTGAAGGAAACACATTGCTATACTTGTTCCGATATTGTCAAGGTCATTTTTGCTTCTATTAGAATTTCGAGTTGAAAGATATATTGATCTATATTGCCTTAATACTTTCAGATAGAGCATGAAAGATTTCATGCAAGTCTGCTGTCCTGCCGTATCTCATAAACTTGGATCTAGAATAATATAGTAATAACTGTAGTTCTCAAAATGATTCAGGAGTTCAACAAGCATGACAAAGAACCAGCAAAGTATATTAAGCACTGGAGAGGTATTAAACCAAAAACAGGGGCACCATATTCCTGTGACATTGGATATGAGCGATTTCTTGGCCCTGAGGTTAGTTCTAGCTTTATgagcaaaatatttttctgtgcAAGCAACTTAGCTTATTCTATTATGAAACATGCTTGGTTTATATAAAGTCACTGATGTAAGTACCGTCTTGTTCCTCAGAGAAATTCCCACTGAATTTGCTTATGAGGACAAAATCATTGGAACTATTTGTTCTTTAAGCTTTCTCTAAGAATTTCCCCACAAGTTAATATGTATTTGCTTGTGCAGCACATGAGAGCAATCTTGCTCTTTGTTTATAATCTTTAATCATTAATGAGATCTATTGTTCTCCCTGTGGCAATTTATCCTTAGATGCTATGCAGTAATGCTTTTAGCAAATATttgctctttattttttgtctattcctactttattaaaattattttctttgtggCGTCTACCTATTCTAATTACTTTGATTCTGAAAGTCTTCACACACTGAAACTTTGAAATTTAATACACCCACAATCATCTTGAATAACATGTCAGTGTTCACATTGAAACTTAATATCAtccctcttttgtttttcagttttttgagTTAACGATAAATTGTTTTAACTTATTTGATTTTCACAATTGAGTGtttaatctttgatttttatcaattgaattgttCATCTATCTGTAACATTACAATCAAGTTTTTGTATGAATGTTTGTTAGTAGCTTGTTGATATGTCAGTTAAGTGATGACATGGATATAAGAACTTAGGCTGGCATCACTTGAAGCCATTAGCATAAACTCATTTTTATCATTTGCCTAACGAGAAAaggattcaataaaaataaaaggaaaaagaaaaccataaaCCACACGTTTCCCTTGGatctaaatttgaaaaacaaaaaccacaCAATTCTCTCTGTCTCCTCCTCTGGATCTAATTGTGAAATACAAAACCAATATGAACCTCACCCCCTAGGTACCACCTTTGCTTACTGTAATTACCTTTCACCAAAAACTAGAGCCTCTCCATGGTCTATACACGAGACCTTCAccactaccaccaccaccaccaaaagTCAAGCCCAAAACTGCCGCCCCCCACCATCATTGTAGGCCATGGCCAAACCCGCCTCCATCACAAATCTAGCCTTTACCATATTTAGGCCACCACAAATAAACATCACTAACTCAAGCAATTAACTCATGTAAGCAATCCAAATCTTTTTGTGGGTCTGGATGTGATTTCttaaaagattgaattttgaTGGGTAAATAGTGAATTCTTGAAGCTTGGTTATTGTATTtggaaaaataacaggaaaatGATGGGATTTTAAAAGTTGGAAAACAAATCTACAGTGACCACCAAGATAGCAAAGACCTAAGTGCTCGAGGTTTCGTTTTACAAACTAAAGCAAAGGATAATGTTTGATCAAGGAATATTCAAAATACTCAGATCTAATACTCAGCTGGATAGATGGATTGGTCAAAGAATATGGATTTATTGAACTTCAAGAATCAAGGAGAACaagttttctagttttaaaatttgtacTTGGTAggttttattattgattttgaatttcaagTGGATTTTCCCTTTAGTTTGTGTTTAGAATACAGTTAAAAATTTGGAGAGGAAATGCTAAGAGAGTAAGATTCAAGGATGAAGTGTTAAgattgtaaaaattattatggGGTGAAATGTTAAATGCATTCAGTACAAGTTTAAAAGATAATGAGTGATAGTGGGtctcattaaaaattaaatcatatcatatattaaattttataaaaaaaaatttaaaaattaattgttggGTTCCAATGCAAGGtgtaaaataaatagagaaagattagatattaaattaagaaatgagAGGGAAagcacaaaaccaaaaaatttcCCCTGTTAACAAATTTCTGACTCTCTACTCTTGGATGGTAACTCTTAACCTCACTTTTGGGATGAAGTGTTGTCTTTCACAACTTCCTCCCTTCCAAATTTTGTGTGCTACGGAAGGGGAAaatggggtgtaaaattacgaAGGTAACTTTTCACCTTTCCCCCCTTGTACTAGACCttagttgttgattttttattgtgtttctcCAAATCTGTTTAAAATGGAAAGCCAAAACAACAACGAACGggaatgattattttatttgtagttttgttgaacttattttttattaaattaaaaattggtGATTTCTTCCACATCATCCCTTATAAGATTATGACATGTCATGCAATTTCAAGAGATAATGAACAATTGGGATCAAAACTAACAGATGTCTAATTTAGCACTTGTTTATGCTATTATAGAAAAGATGAGACTCGATTGTTCAAGCACTAAATATAGCAttatctcctctcttttttttgtttggaaggGTGGACTCCATATTTTCTTAGGTAACTGGAGATGGTTTCTTATTTTCATGGATAAAATATAGGAATGCAAGAGTTATTCTTTAGTATATACTGTGCATTTACTGAACATCATTGTAACTTGTTCCTTGGGCATATGTTACCATTTGCCACTGTACTATGTTTTTCTGACTTGTTAACTTAATCACCAGGTATTCTTTAATCCTGAGATTTATAGCAGTGACTTTACCACTCCTTTACCAGCTGTGATAGACAAGTGTATTCAATCTGCACCAATTGACACAAGGAGGGCTTTGTATAAGGTGAAGTGCATATACTAGGGGGAAAAGGTTCAAATTTGGCCCTTGTATGAAATTCATTCTGATGAAAAAATATAAGACATTGCACCCTAATAGTTATGACCAATAAGAGAGCTTAAAATGAGATTGTGAATTGgtaatttttaaactttggcATGTGCTATTTCTTAGAAGCTGTCAATTGGTAATTGCAATTGCTTGAATGAATGCAGAGGTTATGCTCATTCTTGTATTTGTATGTTATCTTTCTTTCGTACTTATTATCATGTATTGGTTTCTATTTTCAATTTAGAATATAGTGTTGTCTGGAGGATcaaccatgttcaaggactttGGTAGAAGATTGCAAAGGGATTTGAAGAAGATTGTGGATACACGTGTTCTCACATCTGAAGCTAGACTTGGCGGGAAAATAAAAGTAAGCATTTTAGAATTCACACACAATAAAAGATGTTTTCAAACATATAATATTTCCtctatttttattcatgttgtTACCGGCATAGAATTCTTGAACATGTTTGTTGTTTTGGGTTTCCAGTCACAACCAGTGGAAGTGAATGTAGTCAGT is a window of Populus nigra chromosome 10, ddPopNigr1.1, whole genome shotgun sequence DNA encoding:
- the LOC133705408 gene encoding actin-related protein 3-like isoform X2, yielding MDPTSRPAVVIDYGTGYTKMGFAGNVEPCFILPTAVAVNESFLNQSRTSSSKANWQAQHSAGVMADLDFFIGEEALAKSRSSNTYSLSYPIKQGQVDNWDAMERYWQQCIFNYLRCDPEDHYFLLTESPLTAPESREYTGEIMFETFNVPGLYIAVNSVLALAAGYTTSKCEMTGVVVDVGDGAAHVVPVADGYVIGSSIKSIPIAGKDVTLFIQQLMRERGENVPPEDSFEVARKVKETHCYTCSDIVKEFNKHDKEPAKYIKHWRGIKPKTGAPYSCDIGYERFLGPENIVLSGGSTMFKDFGRRLQRDLKKIVDTRVLTSEARLGGKIKSQPVEVNVVSHPIQRFAVWFGGSVLASTPEFFAACHTKAEYEEYGASICRTNPVFKGMY
- the LOC133705408 gene encoding actin-related protein 3-like isoform X1; protein product: MDPTSRPAVVIDYGTGYTKMGFAGNVEPCFILPTAVAVNESFLNQSRTSSSKANWQAQHSAGVMADLDFFIGEEALAKSRSSNTYSLSYPIKQGQVDNWDAMERYWQQCIFNYLRCDPEDHYFLLTESPLTAPESREYTGEIMFETFNVPGLYIAVNSVLALAAGYTTSKCEMTGVVVDVGDGAAHVVPVADGYVIGSSIKSIPIAGKDVTLFIQQLMRERGENVPPEDSFEVARKVKETHCYTCSDIVKEFNKHDKEPAKYIKHWRGIKPKTGAPYSCDIGYERFLGPEVFFNPEIYSSDFTTPLPAVIDKCIQSAPIDTRRALYKNIVLSGGSTMFKDFGRRLQRDLKKIVDTRVLTSEARLGGKIKSQPVEVNVVSHPIQRFAVWFGGSVLASTPEFFAACHTKAEYEEYGASICRTNPVFKGMY